Proteins from one Juglans microcarpa x Juglans regia isolate MS1-56 chromosome 6S, Jm3101_v1.0, whole genome shotgun sequence genomic window:
- the LOC121236515 gene encoding serine/threonine-protein kinase ATM isoform X2: protein MENPKTPETLEAKEPGHKTLEEASECAGMSDLSEKCAGSESIPEISVEENGKVVDVKHNGVGVDNVGLLDQVVEVDEINGGIEDENVVAVVETVASIEESCINGVGIEKGCLVEGGMDRDDDAPKGSKDSKLDRGLVGLVSNGSNNEGAEKIVEEKEMKDDSRMGLDEVDLTRKIDVSRDGISLFVDICGPPSRLSQDNIDEEKCFGLMFTKEKPSEAGNVEEKGNDNLEYNFSVGDVVWVKTKSQTWWPGKIYDPSDVPGFSAKSEQRECLLVGYFQSSHVGWCSPSQLKSFHEHFDHMLGLNKSRTFVGAVEKAVHEFGKRVKMEMTCSCALKQGQQSSGDGQSKKSVCGLDRKSGELGEFMATQFEPAKFLLQLKTLAVVVSMPGMIEFSVAQNCLSAFYHSVGHSQLPMQVLQETSDIENGYDDMSMVESKFVVKTEDNVTCSADENLQTTPLTESQKESEKGKERYNSNGMASKSIKRKEEKVFESRERKKSRYLSFPYINWEQKGLPTETEDSKSPKVPEEVDTNVNSGQFTGSPAVAKCSSKSFWRKWYRKFVRGSNKLGKSDLINASSAELLSELQFRAVDCLYRSESESFNSIEWFFSRFRVSAYHDESAYDMDCKNMAAQNETIAAEPVFLAGNTQESKHPPPAAKSVLKKRKKQAFSQHLGAERSSSIPNLVGGNVSGVQDANGNQGKSSIEISQLATDAKPEEKMGKKKGKANSGRLKTKSLSGLSDVNINIATNTSFLTDCLGMGHPMPSGRLKQTEPKEGVSPKCLQNKQGTQIPDLNGNSAISILSVQDQLDTGRVAASPGKPEPKKRKKKVTAPGLQNLNGNIAESGSLVIDLGVMSAHPLDSITQKSNREVKEEATSVCLNSKLAAGPQSLTGSGAKPGMLVKDPQDICFGSGEGKPGKRGRKRKDKAASENKPIIGIPDLNGLSAEHSSLGKEFHEANGLLSQIKSEPKKRRRKGEATSEHHRSKLTPRRPDINISHDRMETNETALGTALLLTFATGVPMPSKEDLVSTFCRFGPIKESETQLLKDSDSAQVVFMDSFDATEAFQSLEKNAPFGAALVNFRLHHPLSDISLVLEPDRTLLTAVGLTPMEASPMNGKPSGSMPNPDEAPALDFIRQNLQAMTSMLEKSGNNLSPETRAKLEGEIKGLLTKVSSMAGSSSSTLQGL, encoded by the exons ATGGAAAACCCAAAAACCCCAGAAACCCTAGAAGCTAAAGAGCCAGGTCATAAAACCCTAGAAGAAGCTTCTGAGTGTGCTGGGATGTCTGATCTGAGTGAGAAATGTGCTGGGTCAGAATCCATTCCGGAGATTTCGgttgaagaaaatggaaaagtgGTTGATGTAAAACATAACGGTGTTGGGGTGGATAATGTGGGACTGCTAGATCAAGTGGTTGAAGTTGATGAAATCAACGGTGGTATTGAAGATGAAAACGTGGTTGCGGTTGTGGAAACAGTGGCCAGTATTGAGGAGAGTTGCATAAATGGTGTTGGTATTGAGAAGGGTTGTCTGGTAGAAGGTGGGATGGATAGGGATGATGACGCACCAAAGGGTTCCAAGGACTCAAAATTGGACCGGGGATTAGTGGGTTTGGTTAGTAATGGAAGTAACAATGAGGGAGCTGAGAAGATTGtggaagaaaaggaaatgaaagatgATAGTAGGATGGGATTAGATGAAGTTGATTTGACAAGGAAGATAGACGTTTCCAGAGATGGTATATCACTTTTCGTGGATATTTGTGGTCCTCCTTCCAGACTTAGTCAAGATAACATTGATGAAGAAAAATGTTTTGGATTAATGTTCACCAAGGAGAAGCCAAGTGAAGCTGGCAATGTGGAGGAGAAGGGAAATGATAAtctagaatataatttttctgtgGGTGATGTTGTATGGGTTAAAACTAAAAGTCAAACATGGTGGCCAGGAAAGATTTATGATCCTTCGGATGTACCGGGGTTTTCTGCAAAGAGTGAGCAGAGGGAATGTTTACTTGTCGGATATTTTCAGAGCAGCCATGTTGGTTGGTGTAGCCCATCACAATTGAAGTCTTTCCATGAGCACTTTGACCATATGTTGGGGCTAAACAAGTCAAGAACTTTTGTTGGAGCTGTGGAGAAGGCTGTGCATGAGTTTGGTAAGCGTGTGAAGATGGAGATGACGTGTTCTTGTGCTCTGAAACAAGGTCAGCAATCAAGTGGTGATGGTCAATCCAAGAAAAGTGTTTGTGGACTTGATCGTAAATCTGGTGAACTTGGTGAATTTATGGCTACTCAGTTTGAACCTGCTAAGTTTCTTCTGCAACTTAAAACTCTAGCGGTGGTTGTTTCTATGCCTGGCATGATTGAGTTTTCTGTCGCACAAAATTGTCTATCAGCATTCTACCATTCCGTGGGCCACTCCCAGTTGCCAATGCAGGTACTCCAGGAAACAAGTGATATTGAAAATGGTTATGATGACATGTCAATGGTTGAAAGCAAATTTGTTGTTAAGACTGAAGACAACGTTACATGCTCAGCTGATGAGAACTTGCAAACCACTCCGCTTACTGAGTCACAGAAAGAATCAGAGAAAGGGAAAGAACGTTATAACTCAAATGGCATGGCATCTAAATCCATAAAGAGAAAGGAGGAGAAGGTTTTTGAGTCGAGAGAACGGAAGAAGAGCAGGTACTTATCTTTCCCTTATATAAACTGGGAGCAGAAAGGCTTGCCAACCGAAACAGAAGACTCTAAGTCTCCAAAAGTTCCCGAAGAAGTGGATACAAACGTCAATTCAG GTCAGTTTACTGGGTCCCCTGCCGTTGCTAAGTGTAGCAGCAAGAGTTTCTGGAGGAAATGGTACAGGAAATTTGTAAGGGGGAGCAATAAACTCGGTAAATCAGATTTAATAAATGCATCTTCAGCTGAATTGCTCTCTGAACTCCAGTTTAGAGCTGTGGATTGTCTATATCGAAGCGAGAGTGAAAGTTTCAATTCAATTGAGTGGTTCTTTTCCAGATTCAGAGTTTCAGCGTATCATGACGAATCTGCTTATGATATGGACTGCAAGAATATGGCTGCTCAGAATGAGACCATAGCTGCCGAACCCGTCTTTTTGGCAGGGAATACACAGGAGAGTAAGCACCCTCCCCCTGCTGCTAAATCAgttctaaagaaaagaaagaaacaggCATTTTCGCAGCATTTAGGGGCTGAGCGTAGTTCCAGCATTCCGAATTTGGTGGGAGGCAATGTCTCTGGTGTACAGGATGCTAATGGAAACCAAGGAAAAAGTTCAATTGAGATTAGTCAACTGGCAACAGACGCTAAACCGGAGGAAAAgatgggaaagaaaaaaggaaaagcaaacTCAGGCCGCTTGAAGACTAAGTCACTTTCAGGCCTATCAGACGTCAATATAAACATCGCAACTAATACTTCGTTCTTGACAGATTGCTTGGGAATGGGCCACCCCATGCCCAGTGGTAGACTTAAGCAAACAGAACCCAAAGAAGGAGTGAGTCCGAAGTGTCTGCAAAATAAACAAGGAACTCAAATTCCAGATTTGAATGGGAACAGTGCCATATCCATATTGTCAGTTCAAGATCAACTGGATACAGGTCGTGTTGCTGCTTCTCCGGGTAAACCTGAACctaaaaagagaaagaagaaagtaaCTGCTCCAGGCTTACAAAATCTGAATGGAAATATTGCTGAATCTGGTTCATTGGTCATAGATCTTGGGGTAATGAGCGCACATCCTCTTGATAGTATCACTCAGAAAAGTAATAGGGAAGTGAAGGAAGAAGCCACTTCAGTATGTCTGAACTCTAAACTTGCTGCTGGCCCTCAGAGTTTAACTGGAAGTGGTGCTAAGCCTGGCATGTTGGTTAAAGACCCACAAGATATTTGCTTCGGCTCAGGTGAAGGTAAACCCGgtaagagagggagaaagagaaaggataAAGCCGCTTCTGAGAACAAACCCATTATAGGCATTCCAGATTTGAATGGATTAAGTGCTGAACACAGCTCATTGGGAAAGGAATTTCATGAGGCTAACGGTCTCTTGTCTCAAATTAAATCTGAGCCAAAGAAGAGGCGGAGAAAAGGAGAGGCTACCTCAGAGCATCATAGAAGTAAATTGACTCCTAGGAGGCCAGATATTAATATCAGTCATGATAGAATGGAGACTAATGAAACCGCCCTAGGGACTGCTCTTCTATTGACATTTGCCACAGGAGTTCCAATGCCTTCAAAAGAAGATTTAGTCTCAACATTTTGTAGGTTTGGACCCATAAAGGAATCGGAAACACAGTTGTTGAAAGATTCTGATAGTGCCCAGGTGGTTTTTATGGACAGTTTTGATGCTACTGAAGCTTTTCAGAGTTTAGAGAAGAATGCCCCTTTTGGTGCAGCCCTTGTAAATTTCCGACTTCATCATCCTTTATCAGATATCTCTCTAGTTTTGGAACCAGATAGGACTTTACTCACAGCCGTAGGCCTCACACCAATGGAAGCATCTCCGATGAATGGAAAGCCTTCCGGGTCAATGCCTAATCCTGATGAGGCACCTGCACTTGACTTTATAAGGCAAAATCTTCAGGCGATGACATCAATGCTGGAGAAATCTGGAAATAATCTTTCTCCAGAGACGAGAGCCAAACTGGAAGGCGAAATTAAAGGTCTCCTGACAAAGGTGAGCTCCATGGCTGGTTCTTCTTCCTCTACTTTACAGGGACTGTAA
- the LOC121236515 gene encoding serine/threonine-protein kinase ATM isoform X1 has translation MENPKTPETLEAKEPGHKTLEEASECAGMSDLSEKCAGSESIPEISVEENGKVVDVKHNGVGVDNVGLLDQVVEVDEINGGIEDENVVAVVETVASIEESCINGVGIEKGCLVEGGMDRDDDAPKGSKDSKLDRGLVGLVSNGSNNEGAEKIVEEKEMKDDSRMGLDEVDLTRKIDVSRDGISLFVDICGPPSRLSQDNIDEEKCFGLMFTKEKPSEAGNVEEKGNDNLEYNFSVGDVVWVKTKSQTWWPGKIYDPSDVPGFSAKSEQRECLLVGYFQSSHVGWCSPSQLKSFHEHFDHMLGLNKSRTFVGAVEKAVHEFGKRVKMEMTCSCALKQGQQSSGDGQSKKSVCGLDRKSGELGEFMATQFEPAKFLLQLKTLAVVVSMPGMIEFSVAQNCLSAFYHSVGHSQLPMQVLQETSDIENGYDDMSMVESKFVVKTEDNVTCSADENLQTTPLTESQKESEKGKERYNSNGMASKSIKRKEEKVFESRERKKSRYLSFPYINWEQKGLPTETEDSKSPKVPEEVDTNVNSDSGQFTGSPAVAKCSSKSFWRKWYRKFVRGSNKLGKSDLINASSAELLSELQFRAVDCLYRSESESFNSIEWFFSRFRVSAYHDESAYDMDCKNMAAQNETIAAEPVFLAGNTQESKHPPPAAKSVLKKRKKQAFSQHLGAERSSSIPNLVGGNVSGVQDANGNQGKSSIEISQLATDAKPEEKMGKKKGKANSGRLKTKSLSGLSDVNINIATNTSFLTDCLGMGHPMPSGRLKQTEPKEGVSPKCLQNKQGTQIPDLNGNSAISILSVQDQLDTGRVAASPGKPEPKKRKKKVTAPGLQNLNGNIAESGSLVIDLGVMSAHPLDSITQKSNREVKEEATSVCLNSKLAAGPQSLTGSGAKPGMLVKDPQDICFGSGEGKPGKRGRKRKDKAASENKPIIGIPDLNGLSAEHSSLGKEFHEANGLLSQIKSEPKKRRRKGEATSEHHRSKLTPRRPDINISHDRMETNETALGTALLLTFATGVPMPSKEDLVSTFCRFGPIKESETQLLKDSDSAQVVFMDSFDATEAFQSLEKNAPFGAALVNFRLHHPLSDISLVLEPDRTLLTAVGLTPMEASPMNGKPSGSMPNPDEAPALDFIRQNLQAMTSMLEKSGNNLSPETRAKLEGEIKGLLTKVSSMAGSSSSTLQGL, from the exons ATGGAAAACCCAAAAACCCCAGAAACCCTAGAAGCTAAAGAGCCAGGTCATAAAACCCTAGAAGAAGCTTCTGAGTGTGCTGGGATGTCTGATCTGAGTGAGAAATGTGCTGGGTCAGAATCCATTCCGGAGATTTCGgttgaagaaaatggaaaagtgGTTGATGTAAAACATAACGGTGTTGGGGTGGATAATGTGGGACTGCTAGATCAAGTGGTTGAAGTTGATGAAATCAACGGTGGTATTGAAGATGAAAACGTGGTTGCGGTTGTGGAAACAGTGGCCAGTATTGAGGAGAGTTGCATAAATGGTGTTGGTATTGAGAAGGGTTGTCTGGTAGAAGGTGGGATGGATAGGGATGATGACGCACCAAAGGGTTCCAAGGACTCAAAATTGGACCGGGGATTAGTGGGTTTGGTTAGTAATGGAAGTAACAATGAGGGAGCTGAGAAGATTGtggaagaaaaggaaatgaaagatgATAGTAGGATGGGATTAGATGAAGTTGATTTGACAAGGAAGATAGACGTTTCCAGAGATGGTATATCACTTTTCGTGGATATTTGTGGTCCTCCTTCCAGACTTAGTCAAGATAACATTGATGAAGAAAAATGTTTTGGATTAATGTTCACCAAGGAGAAGCCAAGTGAAGCTGGCAATGTGGAGGAGAAGGGAAATGATAAtctagaatataatttttctgtgGGTGATGTTGTATGGGTTAAAACTAAAAGTCAAACATGGTGGCCAGGAAAGATTTATGATCCTTCGGATGTACCGGGGTTTTCTGCAAAGAGTGAGCAGAGGGAATGTTTACTTGTCGGATATTTTCAGAGCAGCCATGTTGGTTGGTGTAGCCCATCACAATTGAAGTCTTTCCATGAGCACTTTGACCATATGTTGGGGCTAAACAAGTCAAGAACTTTTGTTGGAGCTGTGGAGAAGGCTGTGCATGAGTTTGGTAAGCGTGTGAAGATGGAGATGACGTGTTCTTGTGCTCTGAAACAAGGTCAGCAATCAAGTGGTGATGGTCAATCCAAGAAAAGTGTTTGTGGACTTGATCGTAAATCTGGTGAACTTGGTGAATTTATGGCTACTCAGTTTGAACCTGCTAAGTTTCTTCTGCAACTTAAAACTCTAGCGGTGGTTGTTTCTATGCCTGGCATGATTGAGTTTTCTGTCGCACAAAATTGTCTATCAGCATTCTACCATTCCGTGGGCCACTCCCAGTTGCCAATGCAGGTACTCCAGGAAACAAGTGATATTGAAAATGGTTATGATGACATGTCAATGGTTGAAAGCAAATTTGTTGTTAAGACTGAAGACAACGTTACATGCTCAGCTGATGAGAACTTGCAAACCACTCCGCTTACTGAGTCACAGAAAGAATCAGAGAAAGGGAAAGAACGTTATAACTCAAATGGCATGGCATCTAAATCCATAAAGAGAAAGGAGGAGAAGGTTTTTGAGTCGAGAGAACGGAAGAAGAGCAGGTACTTATCTTTCCCTTATATAAACTGGGAGCAGAAAGGCTTGCCAACCGAAACAGAAGACTCTAAGTCTCCAAAAGTTCCCGAAGAAGTGGATACAAACGTCAATTCAG attcAGGTCAGTTTACTGGGTCCCCTGCCGTTGCTAAGTGTAGCAGCAAGAGTTTCTGGAGGAAATGGTACAGGAAATTTGTAAGGGGGAGCAATAAACTCGGTAAATCAGATTTAATAAATGCATCTTCAGCTGAATTGCTCTCTGAACTCCAGTTTAGAGCTGTGGATTGTCTATATCGAAGCGAGAGTGAAAGTTTCAATTCAATTGAGTGGTTCTTTTCCAGATTCAGAGTTTCAGCGTATCATGACGAATCTGCTTATGATATGGACTGCAAGAATATGGCTGCTCAGAATGAGACCATAGCTGCCGAACCCGTCTTTTTGGCAGGGAATACACAGGAGAGTAAGCACCCTCCCCCTGCTGCTAAATCAgttctaaagaaaagaaagaaacaggCATTTTCGCAGCATTTAGGGGCTGAGCGTAGTTCCAGCATTCCGAATTTGGTGGGAGGCAATGTCTCTGGTGTACAGGATGCTAATGGAAACCAAGGAAAAAGTTCAATTGAGATTAGTCAACTGGCAACAGACGCTAAACCGGAGGAAAAgatgggaaagaaaaaaggaaaagcaaacTCAGGCCGCTTGAAGACTAAGTCACTTTCAGGCCTATCAGACGTCAATATAAACATCGCAACTAATACTTCGTTCTTGACAGATTGCTTGGGAATGGGCCACCCCATGCCCAGTGGTAGACTTAAGCAAACAGAACCCAAAGAAGGAGTGAGTCCGAAGTGTCTGCAAAATAAACAAGGAACTCAAATTCCAGATTTGAATGGGAACAGTGCCATATCCATATTGTCAGTTCAAGATCAACTGGATACAGGTCGTGTTGCTGCTTCTCCGGGTAAACCTGAACctaaaaagagaaagaagaaagtaaCTGCTCCAGGCTTACAAAATCTGAATGGAAATATTGCTGAATCTGGTTCATTGGTCATAGATCTTGGGGTAATGAGCGCACATCCTCTTGATAGTATCACTCAGAAAAGTAATAGGGAAGTGAAGGAAGAAGCCACTTCAGTATGTCTGAACTCTAAACTTGCTGCTGGCCCTCAGAGTTTAACTGGAAGTGGTGCTAAGCCTGGCATGTTGGTTAAAGACCCACAAGATATTTGCTTCGGCTCAGGTGAAGGTAAACCCGgtaagagagggagaaagagaaaggataAAGCCGCTTCTGAGAACAAACCCATTATAGGCATTCCAGATTTGAATGGATTAAGTGCTGAACACAGCTCATTGGGAAAGGAATTTCATGAGGCTAACGGTCTCTTGTCTCAAATTAAATCTGAGCCAAAGAAGAGGCGGAGAAAAGGAGAGGCTACCTCAGAGCATCATAGAAGTAAATTGACTCCTAGGAGGCCAGATATTAATATCAGTCATGATAGAATGGAGACTAATGAAACCGCCCTAGGGACTGCTCTTCTATTGACATTTGCCACAGGAGTTCCAATGCCTTCAAAAGAAGATTTAGTCTCAACATTTTGTAGGTTTGGACCCATAAAGGAATCGGAAACACAGTTGTTGAAAGATTCTGATAGTGCCCAGGTGGTTTTTATGGACAGTTTTGATGCTACTGAAGCTTTTCAGAGTTTAGAGAAGAATGCCCCTTTTGGTGCAGCCCTTGTAAATTTCCGACTTCATCATCCTTTATCAGATATCTCTCTAGTTTTGGAACCAGATAGGACTTTACTCACAGCCGTAGGCCTCACACCAATGGAAGCATCTCCGATGAATGGAAAGCCTTCCGGGTCAATGCCTAATCCTGATGAGGCACCTGCACTTGACTTTATAAGGCAAAATCTTCAGGCGATGACATCAATGCTGGAGAAATCTGGAAATAATCTTTCTCCAGAGACGAGAGCCAAACTGGAAGGCGAAATTAAAGGTCTCCTGACAAAGGTGAGCTCCATGGCTGGTTCTTCTTCCTCTACTTTACAGGGACTGTAA